The sequence ACAATCATTCTAGCAGCGTCTTCCGATACATCATGCAGTTTTTCACGAAGTCTTTTAACATGCGTATCAATCGTCCGTAAATCACCAAAGAACTCATAACGCCATACTTCTTTTAAAAGTGACTCGCGGTCAAATACTTTATCCGGAGATTTAGCCAAATAATAAAGCAAGTCATATTCTTTTGGTGTCAAACCGATTTCTTTTCCATCGACAATAACACGGTGAGCTTCGTTATCAATTTTCAAATGTGGGAAAGTAATAATGTCTCCCGGTGTTCCTCCTGCTGATTCTTCTGAGGATTGTTTCGCACGACGAAGGACAGCCTTCACACGAAGCACTACTTCTCTTGGGCTAAATGGTTTAACGATATAATCATCTGCACCAACTTCAAAGCCTTGTACTCGGTTAGCTTCTTCTCCTTTTGCAGTCAACATAACAACAGGTGTTGATTTAAACTCTCTCAGTTCACGACAAACTTCGATACCGTCTTTACCAGGCATCATCAAATCAAGTAGGATTACTTCATAATTGTTGTTTAGCGCCATGCTTAAGGCTTGATCACCATCACTAGCTTCTTCAATACGATAGTTTTCTCTTTCAAGATACATCTTAAGAAGGCGGCGTATCCGGTCCTCATCATCCACAACAAGCACTCTAACTTGTTCACTCATAAGTACTCATCCCCTAACTCTCATTTACATTAAAACGATCACTTACATTCAATTAAATAAATGGAATCTTCCGTACCCACATACGAAAAAACCATACAATTGCCTATACCAAATTTCCTACGATTTAAATTATACATGTTTTTCACAAAACACGCTATTAGAAAGTATATTTTGTAAGAAAAGTTACTTTTTATTTTTACCAAATCTTGCTTCTGTTTTTAATTGTTTTACTTCATGATGCGATAATTCTCTGCGTTCCCCTGCGT comes from Listeria monocytogenes and encodes:
- a CDS encoding response regulator transcription factor; the encoded protein is MSEQVRVLVVDDEDRIRRLLKMYLERENYRIEEASDGDQALSMALNNNYEVILLDLMMPGKDGIEVCRELREFKSTPVVMLTAKGEEANRVQGFEVGADDYIVKPFSPREVVLRVKAVLRRAKQSSEESAGGTPGDIITFPHLKIDNEAHRVIVDGKEIGLTPKEYDLLYYLAKSPDKVFDRESLLKEVWRYEFFGDLRTIDTHVKRLREKLHDVSEDAARMIVTVWGLGYKFEVPED